In the Devosia sp. SL43 genome, one interval contains:
- a CDS encoding pyridoxal phosphate-dependent aminotransferase — translation MTDISTDGLMPFQAMEILKRSRVLEAAGRSICHLELGEPGAPPAPRVLEVVARALPEAQGYTNAKGLLSLREGLSAYYQTQHGVSVDVDSILCTMGSSAGFIIAFHAAFRPGARIAITRPGYPAYVNTLLGLGFGVAEIPVTSASGWHLTGADISAAHAREPFEGLLFASPANPTGAAVDRAGLADIIATCERLGVTFISDEIYHGLDYRGPSISALEMTDQAIVINSFSKYYCMTGWRIGWMVLPEHFERRAEILQQNLFISAPTLSQVAATVALGERDYSEEQKASYAANRLLLNQGLHDLGFDIGSPSDGAFYAYAGISRFSNDSLAFCGRLLEEAGVAVTPGVDFDRVNGQGFVRLSYAGKRESIEQALERMGRFLQ, via the coding sequence ATGACCGATATCTCCACCGATGGCCTGATGCCGTTCCAGGCCATGGAAATCCTCAAGCGCTCCCGAGTGCTGGAGGCGGCAGGGCGGTCGATATGCCATCTCGAACTCGGCGAGCCGGGTGCGCCGCCGGCGCCGCGTGTGCTCGAAGTCGTCGCGCGCGCCCTGCCGGAGGCGCAGGGCTACACCAATGCCAAGGGCCTGCTGAGCCTGCGTGAAGGGCTGTCTGCTTACTACCAGACCCAACATGGGGTCAGCGTTGACGTTGATTCGATCCTGTGCACGATGGGCTCGTCGGCCGGCTTCATCATCGCCTTCCACGCTGCGTTTCGACCCGGTGCACGCATTGCCATCACCCGCCCGGGTTACCCAGCCTATGTCAATACGCTGCTGGGTTTGGGTTTCGGTGTCGCCGAGATCCCCGTGACGTCGGCCAGCGGCTGGCATCTGACCGGCGCCGATATTTCAGCGGCGCACGCCCGCGAGCCGTTCGAGGGCCTGCTGTTCGCCAGTCCGGCCAATCCCACCGGCGCGGCGGTCGATCGGGCAGGGCTCGCCGATATCATTGCCACCTGCGAGCGGCTGGGCGTTACCTTCATCTCCGACGAAATCTATCATGGCCTCGACTACCGCGGGCCGTCCATCAGCGCGCTGGAGATGACCGACCAGGCGATCGTCATCAACAGCTTCTCGAAATACTACTGCATGACCGGCTGGCGCATCGGCTGGATGGTGCTGCCCGAGCACTTTGAGCGCCGTGCCGAAATTCTGCAGCAGAACCTGTTCATCTCGGCGCCCACCCTAAGCCAGGTCGCGGCGACCGTTGCCCTGGGCGAGCGCGACTATTCCGAAGAGCAAAAGGCCAGTTATGCCGCCAACCGCCTGTTGCTCAACCAGGGTTTGCACGATTTGGGCTTCGACATCGGCAGTCCGTCCGATGGAGCCTTCTACGCCTATGCCGGTATCTCTAGGTTCTCCAACGACTCGCTTGCCTTCTGCGGCAGGTTGCTGGAGGAGGCTGGCGTCGCCGTCACCCCGGGCGTCGACTTCGACCGTGTGAATGGTCAGGGATTCGTCCGGCTGTCCTATGCCGGCAAACGCGAAAGCATTGAGCAGGCTCTGGAACGGATGGGACGGTTCTTGCAGTAG
- a CDS encoding peroxiredoxin yields MTDLREGDPAPDFTLPLDDGTSFHLAAQRGQPVVLYFYPEDDSGGCTDENKEFSDRMSAFQVLGARLVGISPDSIASHQKFRKKYGLASPLAADPDHLAIEAYGLWKLKKLYGREFMGLIRTSFIIGADGKVARIVRATRILGHAQKMLEALEAHVSGKTTK; encoded by the coding sequence ATGACCGACCTGCGCGAAGGCGACCCCGCCCCCGACTTCACCCTGCCACTCGATGACGGGACCAGCTTCCATCTGGCGGCGCAGCGTGGTCAGCCGGTGGTGCTGTATTTCTATCCCGAGGACGATTCGGGCGGCTGCACCGACGAGAACAAGGAATTCTCCGACCGCATGTCGGCCTTTCAGGTGCTCGGTGCGCGATTGGTCGGCATTTCCCCAGACAGCATCGCGAGCCATCAGAAGTTCCGCAAAAAATACGGACTTGCTTCCCCACTTGCGGCCGATCCGGACCATCTGGCTATCGAGGCCTACGGTCTGTGGAAGCTCAAGAAGCTCTATGGCCGCGAGTTCATGGGATTGATCCGTACCTCGTTCATCATTGGTGCAGATGGCAAGGTTGCCCGCATTGTCCGGGCGACGCGAATACTTGGACACGCCCAGAAGATGCTGGAAGCTCTTGAGGCGCATGTAAGTGGAAAGACGACCAAATAG
- a CDS encoding N-acetylmuramoyl-L-alanine amidase, with product MKSIRTILLPIVLAALAFSSVPAGVRAQDAPSPAAAAAALVALPNVMDVRVTVTPERARLVIDLAAKTEFALVSLAGPDRLAIDVRAATFSVPEPAGKPSGEEPGVVSDYLVEQAGPDRVRTTLTLSAPAQVQQAYMLDPFEDQPARLVVDIIPATAEEFAANVARDMAGSGTATPVVADTSTPAGGSEIPIATRPLVVIDPGHGGIDSGAETAGGIKEKDIVLAFALKLQELLVASGRFDVALTREDDTFLRLEERVQLARSNKADIFISIHADSFQQPDIRGASVYTRDENATDVLDKVLADSENKTDVIAGFAMPQMAPEVVDILLDLMRREMRHQSFTLAQAIVHQLEPSVELRRFPVRQADFFVLQAPDVPSVLLELGFLSNADDMANLLRGEWQDRTADALARGISAYFDGLAPAE from the coding sequence TTGAAATCCATCCGTACGATTTTGCTGCCGATAGTTCTGGCCGCCCTTGCGTTTTCATCGGTGCCTGCTGGCGTGAGGGCGCAGGACGCGCCGTCACCTGCTGCCGCGGCGGCCGCGCTCGTCGCGCTGCCCAATGTCATGGATGTTCGGGTGACCGTCACGCCTGAGCGTGCACGCCTGGTCATAGACCTCGCAGCCAAGACGGAATTCGCGCTGGTGTCGCTGGCTGGGCCTGACCGTCTGGCGATCGACGTGCGCGCCGCGACCTTTTCCGTCCCTGAGCCCGCGGGCAAGCCCTCTGGCGAAGAGCCCGGTGTTGTCTCCGACTATCTTGTGGAGCAGGCCGGACCCGATCGTGTCCGCACGACCCTGACCCTTTCAGCGCCTGCACAGGTGCAGCAGGCCTACATGCTCGATCCGTTCGAGGACCAGCCGGCCCGGCTTGTCGTCGATATCATCCCTGCTACGGCCGAGGAATTTGCGGCCAATGTTGCCAGGGATATGGCTGGGTCCGGCACGGCAACGCCTGTGGTGGCCGACACGTCCACCCCGGCGGGCGGTTCGGAAATTCCAATCGCTACCCGTCCTTTGGTAGTCATCGATCCCGGGCATGGCGGTATCGACAGTGGCGCCGAGACGGCCGGCGGCATCAAGGAAAAGGATATCGTCCTGGCCTTTGCCCTCAAGCTGCAGGAATTGTTGGTCGCCTCGGGGCGGTTCGACGTCGCCCTGACTCGTGAGGATGATACGTTCCTGAGGCTGGAGGAGCGCGTGCAGCTCGCGCGCAGCAACAAGGCCGACATCTTCATCTCGATTCATGCCGACAGCTTCCAGCAGCCCGATATCAGGGGCGCCAGCGTTTACACGCGCGACGAGAATGCCACCGACGTGCTCGACAAGGTGCTGGCCGACAGCGAGAACAAGACCGACGTCATCGCCGGCTTCGCCATGCCGCAGATGGCGCCCGAGGTGGTCGACATTCTGCTGGACCTGATGCGGCGAGAGATGCGGCATCAGTCATTCACGCTGGCGCAGGCCATCGTCCATCAGCTTGAACCAAGCGTCGAACTACGTCGCTTCCCGGTGCGGCAGGCCGACTTTTTCGTGCTCCAGGCGCCCGATGTTCCGTCGGTCTTGTTGGAACTGGGGTTCCTCTCCAATGCTGACGACATGGCCAATCTGTTGCGGGGTGAGTGGCAGGATCGAACGGCTGATGCCCTGGCGCGTGGCATCTCGGCGTACTTCGACGGATTGGCGCCTGCGGAGTGA
- a CDS encoding peptide deformylase, whose product MVEFVIYPDARLSVPAPTRPVDALMLTAGETLRSAAQEVQAHGLAAAHLGLSEPLVVVSVAGQTAKRDYRILFNPEVVLVGPESVIGAEGSVSLPGIEVPIDRPIWAEIAYDTPDGTQETARFEDFVARVALHEIDQMNGVFFLSRLSRIKRDTAIRKFEKSLRR is encoded by the coding sequence GTGGTCGAATTTGTCATCTATCCTGATGCCCGTCTGAGTGTGCCAGCTCCGACACGCCCCGTTGATGCACTAATGCTGACGGCTGGAGAGACCTTGCGGTCGGCGGCACAAGAGGTGCAGGCTCATGGACTTGCCGCAGCGCATCTCGGTTTGAGCGAGCCGCTGGTGGTGGTCAGCGTCGCCGGTCAGACGGCTAAACGCGACTATAGAATCCTCTTCAATCCTGAAGTTGTTCTTGTCGGACCTGAAAGCGTTATTGGTGCCGAAGGCTCGGTGTCGCTGCCCGGCATAGAAGTGCCGATAGACCGGCCGATTTGGGCCGAGATTGCTTATGACACGCCCGACGGCACTCAAGAGACGGCGCGATTTGAGGATTTCGTGGCGCGGGTGGCCCTGCACGAGATCGATCAGATGAATGGCGTATTCTTCCTTTCCCGCCTCTCGCGCATCAAGCGAGACACGGCGATCCGCAAGTTCGAGAAAAGCCTGCGGCGGTAG
- a CDS encoding Rne/Rng family ribonuclease has product MATKRMLVDAIHPEETRIVVTAGNRIEEFDFESAQRQQLRGNIYLAKVTRVEPSLQAAFVEYGGNRHGFLAFSEIHPDYYQIPVADREALLRDEEAEDEHHDEAAEENISLPEGVTEPDAEADPQETEDASHIEQAPANSEPVESIGGADALEEVPERRRQSQNRRHYKIQEVIKRRQVMLVQVVKEERGNKGAALTTYLSLAGRYSVLMPNTARGGGISRKITNAADRKRLKEITSDLEVPQGMGVILRTAGASRTKAEVKRDFEYLMRLWESVRSLTLKSQAPCLVYEEGSLIKRTIRDLYNKEIDEVFVAGEEAYREAKDFMRMIMPSHAKNVQLYTEDQPLFSKYGIEAQLDSMFSPTVTLPSGGYIVINPTEALVSIDVNSGRSTKEHNIEDTALQTNLEAAEEVSRQLRLRDLAGLIVIDFIDMMENRSNRAVERKLKDCLKDDRARIQVGRISHFGLMEMSRQRIRFGVVESSTHKCPICDGTGLVRSVESLALMIMRHIEDHVLRRQGQSVNVRVPVEVALYILNFKRETLISLEIRNQLSITITADGKMTGHQFAIEKGEARVMAYTDTRVTEHVRVDSAIIEDSADDEIVDEVEDEEVEETSERPSPAAAEGGETDGRSRRRRRRRRGGADRGEENGQRPQQQRAAQPPRVESEAGAETDEDGEGDEGDENAARPNGESQADGDTRKRRRRGRRGGRRNRRDGEEGAERAPSPAGDEGLTPAAVNEVAETLLAQDEVAAASDTVADAPTEKPRRSRRKKVVETEESAPAEAAPVEAAPVEEAAVADEKPKRKPRARKPKAEATEAVAAEAAPAASVAEAAPAPIAEEPAPKSRRVKKELPAEGVVVSSSAPKTETETTDEAEPPKKKAGWWQRRLGLG; this is encoded by the coding sequence ATGGCTACCAAGAGAATGCTGGTGGATGCCATCCACCCGGAAGAAACACGGATTGTCGTCACAGCGGGTAACAGGATCGAGGAGTTCGACTTCGAGTCGGCCCAGCGCCAGCAGTTGCGAGGCAATATCTACCTCGCCAAGGTGACGCGCGTAGAACCGTCCCTGCAGGCCGCCTTCGTCGAATATGGCGGCAACCGCCACGGCTTCCTCGCCTTCAGCGAAATCCACCCCGACTACTATCAGATTCCGGTTGCCGACCGCGAAGCCCTGCTGCGCGATGAAGAGGCCGAAGACGAGCACCACGACGAGGCGGCTGAGGAGAACATCTCGCTGCCCGAAGGCGTGACCGAGCCCGACGCCGAAGCCGATCCGCAGGAAACCGAAGACGCCAGCCATATCGAGCAGGCGCCGGCCAATTCCGAACCGGTCGAATCGATCGGTGGCGCCGATGCCCTCGAGGAAGTCCCCGAGCGTCGCCGCCAGAGCCAGAACCGCCGCCACTACAAGATTCAGGAAGTGATCAAGCGCCGGCAGGTTATGCTGGTGCAGGTTGTCAAGGAAGAGCGCGGCAACAAGGGCGCAGCTCTCACGACTTACCTGTCGCTGGCCGGTCGCTATTCGGTGCTCATGCCCAACACCGCCCGCGGCGGCGGCATCTCCCGCAAGATCACCAATGCCGCCGACCGCAAGCGCCTCAAGGAGATCACCTCGGATCTCGAGGTGCCACAGGGCATGGGCGTCATCCTGCGCACGGCCGGTGCCTCGCGCACCAAGGCCGAGGTCAAGCGCGACTTCGAATATCTGATGCGCCTGTGGGAGAGCGTGCGTTCGCTTACCCTCAAGAGCCAGGCGCCATGCCTGGTCTATGAGGAAGGTTCGCTGATCAAGCGCACCATTCGCGATCTCTACAACAAGGAGATCGACGAGGTCTTCGTGGCCGGTGAAGAAGCCTACCGCGAAGCCAAGGACTTCATGCGGATGATCATGCCGAGCCACGCCAAGAACGTGCAGCTCTATACCGAAGATCAGCCGCTCTTCTCCAAATACGGCATCGAAGCCCAGCTCGATTCCATGTTCTCGCCGACGGTTACTCTGCCCTCGGGCGGCTATATCGTCATCAACCCGACCGAAGCGCTGGTCTCGATCGACGTGAACTCGGGCCGCTCCACCAAGGAGCACAATATCGAGGACACAGCGCTCCAGACCAACCTGGAAGCAGCTGAAGAAGTCAGCCGCCAGCTGCGCCTGCGCGACTTGGCCGGCCTCATCGTCATCGACTTCATCGACATGATGGAGAACCGCTCCAACCGGGCCGTCGAGCGCAAGCTCAAGGATTGCCTCAAGGACGATCGCGCCCGCATCCAGGTTGGCCGGATCAGCCATTTCGGCCTGATGGAAATGAGCCGCCAGCGCATTCGCTTTGGCGTCGTCGAAAGCTCGACCCACAAGTGCCCGATCTGCGACGGCACGGGCCTCGTGCGTTCGGTCGAGTCGCTGGCGCTGATGATCATGCGTCACATCGAAGACCACGTGCTGCGCCGCCAGGGCCAGTCGGTCAATGTGCGCGTGCCCGTTGAAGTCGCGCTCTATATCCTGAACTTCAAGCGCGAGACCCTGATCTCGCTCGAGATCCGCAACCAGCTGTCGATCACCATCACAGCTGACGGCAAGATGACCGGGCACCAGTTCGCCATCGAGAAGGGCGAAGCCCGGGTCATGGCCTACACCGACACCCGGGTCACCGAGCATGTGCGCGTCGATAGCGCCATCATCGAGGACAGCGCCGACGACGAGATCGTCGATGAGGTCGAGGACGAAGAAGTCGAAGAGACCAGCGAGCGCCCCTCTCCTGCTGCAGCCGAAGGTGGTGAAACAGACGGCCGCAGCCGTCGCCGCCGTCGCCGCCGTCGTGGCGGGGCCGATCGCGGCGAAGAGAACGGCCAGCGTCCACAGCAGCAGCGCGCCGCACAGCCCCCGCGCGTCGAGTCCGAGGCAGGCGCCGAAACCGATGAGGATGGCGAAGGCGACGAGGGTGATGAGAATGCCGCCCGTCCAAACGGCGAGAGCCAGGCAGACGGCGACACCCGCAAGCGTCGTCGTCGGGGCCGTCGCGGCGGCCGCCGCAATCGCCGGGATGGCGAAGAGGGTGCAGAACGCGCACCGTCACCCGCTGGCGACGAAGGCCTAACGCCTGCTGCTGTCAACGAAGTCGCCGAGACTCTGCTCGCGCAGGACGAAGTCGCTGCAGCTTCCGACACCGTGGCCGACGCCCCGACTGAGAAGCCCAGGCGTTCGCGCCGCAAAAAGGTCGTCGAGACCGAGGAATCGGCACCTGCCGAAGCCGCACCGGTCGAAGCGGCGCCTGTCGAGGAAGCGGCTGTCGCCGACGAGAAGCCAAAGCGCAAGCCGCGGGCTCGCAAGCCCAAGGCCGAGGCGACCGAAGCCGTTGCTGCCGAAGCTGCGCCTGCCGCAAGCGTCGCAGAAGCGGCTCCGGCGCCGATTGCCGAAGAGCCTGCGCCGAAGTCACGCCGCGTGAAGAAAGAACTCCCCGCCGAAGGCGTCGTGGTTTCGTCGAGCGCACCGAAGACGGAGACCGAAACGACCGACGAGGCCGAGCCGCCAAAGAAGAAGGCCGGCTGGTGGCAACGCCGCCTGGGTCTAGGCTAG
- a CDS encoding M23 family metallopeptidase, producing the protein MRNQASFGRTDKGLTQAGKPLRQGIHPALFYGMFALLLGGNGLLGTAFLLSPDIARLLNGQTEQVVEAYEDRIAQLRVEVDRLHSRSYAQAGDINLQLQELAQQQEVLLEQHQLVKVLVDKAGELGIESAALPAATVDNLADAGPIMVSGNPDIDATAAAVSQMMGETQFAMTSIAETAVARTDTIVAELSDLGISVDLPPVEDGMGGPLLAAVAGADASPMIDDANAVMAALIRYKAARSSIDGAPIHMPITGNFRQSSGFGNRTDPFSGGRAFHSGLDFAAPKGTTVFSAGQGVVSFVGTKSGYGNVVEVTHANGLVTRYAHLSGFLSEEGQSVNTGTPIAKVGSTGRSTGPHLHFEVRKGDTAINPKAFLDAGKRLLAMLG; encoded by the coding sequence GTGCGTAACCAGGCCAGTTTTGGGCGAACCGACAAGGGCCTGACCCAGGCCGGAAAACCACTGCGGCAAGGGATCCACCCCGCGCTATTCTACGGCATGTTTGCCCTGCTGCTCGGCGGCAACGGCCTGCTCGGTACGGCGTTCCTGCTGTCCCCCGACATTGCCAGGCTGCTCAACGGGCAGACGGAGCAGGTTGTGGAAGCCTATGAAGATCGAATCGCCCAGCTCCGGGTCGAAGTGGACCGCTTGCATTCGCGCAGCTACGCCCAGGCCGGCGACATCAACCTGCAACTGCAGGAGCTGGCGCAGCAGCAGGAAGTGCTGCTTGAGCAGCATCAACTGGTCAAGGTTCTGGTCGACAAGGCCGGCGAGCTCGGAATCGAATCGGCCGCCCTGCCCGCTGCCACCGTGGACAATCTCGCAGATGCTGGCCCAATCATGGTCAGCGGCAACCCCGACATTGACGCCACGGCAGCCGCCGTATCGCAGATGATGGGCGAGACCCAGTTCGCGATGACCTCGATTGCCGAAACCGCCGTGGCACGCACCGATACTATCGTCGCCGAACTGTCCGACCTTGGCATCAGCGTCGACCTGCCGCCGGTCGAGGACGGCATGGGCGGGCCTCTGCTGGCTGCCGTAGCCGGTGCCGATGCTTCGCCCATGATCGACGACGCCAACGCCGTCATGGCAGCGCTCATCCGCTACAAGGCGGCACGATCAAGCATTGATGGCGCCCCCATCCATATGCCGATCACAGGCAATTTCCGCCAAAGCTCAGGCTTCGGCAACCGAACCGACCCGTTCTCGGGTGGTCGCGCCTTTCACTCGGGACTCGACTTTGCTGCCCCCAAGGGCACGACGGTGTTCAGCGCCGGCCAGGGCGTAGTCAGCTTCGTCGGCACCAAGTCGGGCTATGGCAATGTGGTCGAGGTCACCCATGCCAACGGCCTCGTGACCCGCTATGCCCACCTCTCCGGCTTCCTCAGCGAAGAGGGCCAGTCGGTCAACACCGGCACACCCATCGCCAAGGTTGGCTCAACCGGCCGTTCTACCGGTCCGCACCTGCATTTCGAAGTCCGCAAGGGCGACACTGCCATCAATCCCAAGGCCTTCCTTGATGCTGGCAAACGCCTGCTGGCCATGCTGGGCTAA
- a CDS encoding penicillin-binding protein 1A → MLRLLGWLFGFGMFMALAAVGVGAIYLTTVSAQLPDYTVLKDYQPPVTTRVHAADGTLLAEFARERRLFQPIETVPPLVLHAFLSAEDKDFYSHGGIAIDGVFRALRDNLLARMDGNSSIQGGGSSITQQVAKNFLLSSEQTWDRKIQEALLAVRIESTFSKDRILELYLNEIFLGLNSYGVAAAALNYFDKALYQLNLSEAAYIAALPKGPNNYHPFRRPQAAIERRNWVIDRMVENGYATLEEGELAKEEPLNVIPRAGGSQLYSAEYFTEEVRRELAKLYGEDQLYGGGLSVRTTLEPKLQEFARRALMDGLIAYDHSKGFRTPVATIELGEDWGVDVSKVIPLSDVPEWQLAVVLEMGSNEARIGLRPDSIADGGVADDRVEGTLSGPEIKWVSKPLQDILKVGDVVYVSPVSGKTGTYTLEQVPEIEGALVAMDPRTGRVLAMVGGFSYSLSEFNRATQALRQPGSSFKPIVYAAALDNGYTPASVVLDAPVEIRNGDGSIWRPENYAQEFYGPQTLRRGIERSRNVMTVRLAKDIGMPLVAEYARLFGVYDSMQPVLAMALGAGETTDMRMTAAYATIANGGRKIVPTLIDRVQDRYGVTVYRHDQRLCQACEATAWEGQGEPLIIDNREQVLDPMTAYQITSMMEGVVERGTGTAARVLNRPVAGKTGTTNDYKDAWFVGFTPELAVGVYVGYDQPRSMGSSVTGGTFAVPIFTEFMAKALAGKPATQFTVPPGMTTDWIDPNSGVAAYEGGPAIEESFKPGTGPNLASSVIGLNVAAFDAIQREQQMQQQYGTGFATQPAAQPDNGGYVDPTARINGTYDPNAGRGGLF, encoded by the coding sequence ATGTTGCGCTTGTTGGGCTGGTTGTTTGGCTTTGGTATGTTCATGGCCCTGGCGGCCGTGGGCGTAGGCGCCATTTATCTCACGACCGTCTCGGCCCAGCTCCCAGATTATACCGTGCTCAAGGACTATCAGCCACCCGTGACGACGCGCGTCCATGCGGCCGACGGTACGCTGCTAGCCGAATTTGCCCGCGAGCGCCGGCTGTTTCAGCCGATTGAGACGGTGCCGCCGCTGGTATTGCATGCCTTTCTCTCTGCAGAGGACAAGGACTTTTACAGCCACGGTGGCATCGCCATTGACGGTGTATTCCGTGCCCTGCGCGACAACCTTCTTGCCCGCATGGACGGCAATTCGTCGATCCAGGGCGGCGGCTCCTCGATCACGCAGCAGGTGGCCAAGAATTTCCTGCTTAGCTCAGAACAGACCTGGGATCGCAAGATCCAGGAAGCGCTGCTGGCCGTGCGGATCGAGTCGACATTTTCCAAGGATCGGATCCTCGAACTCTACCTCAACGAGATTTTCCTGGGCCTCAACTCCTACGGCGTTGCGGCTGCTGCGCTGAACTACTTCGACAAGGCGCTTTATCAGCTCAATCTGAGCGAGGCGGCCTATATCGCGGCGCTGCCCAAGGGGCCGAACAATTACCATCCGTTTCGCCGCCCGCAGGCTGCCATCGAGCGCCGCAACTGGGTGATCGATCGCATGGTGGAGAATGGCTATGCGACGCTCGAAGAAGGCGAGTTGGCCAAGGAAGAGCCGCTCAACGTCATTCCGCGAGCTGGCGGCAGCCAGCTTTACTCTGCCGAGTATTTCACTGAGGAAGTGCGCCGCGAGCTCGCCAAGCTCTATGGCGAAGACCAGCTTTACGGCGGTGGGCTTTCAGTGCGCACGACGCTCGAGCCCAAGCTGCAGGAATTTGCCCGGCGCGCGCTGATGGATGGGCTAATCGCCTATGATCATTCCAAGGGCTTTCGGACGCCGGTTGCGACGATCGAACTCGGCGAGGACTGGGGGGTCGACGTCTCCAAGGTCATCCCGCTGAGCGACGTGCCGGAATGGCAACTCGCCGTTGTGCTCGAAATGGGGTCGAACGAAGCCAGGATCGGGCTCCGCCCGGACAGTATCGCCGATGGCGGTGTGGCCGACGATCGTGTCGAAGGCACTTTATCCGGGCCGGAGATCAAGTGGGTTTCCAAGCCCTTGCAGGACATCCTTAAAGTGGGGGATGTGGTTTACGTCTCGCCGGTCTCAGGCAAGACCGGTACCTATACTCTCGAGCAGGTGCCTGAAATCGAAGGCGCGCTTGTTGCCATGGACCCCCGTACCGGGCGCGTTCTCGCCATGGTCGGCGGCTTTTCGTATTCGCTCAGCGAGTTCAACCGCGCCACGCAGGCGCTGAGGCAACCAGGCTCGTCGTTCAAGCCCATCGTCTACGCGGCAGCGCTGGACAATGGCTACACGCCGGCCTCGGTGGTGCTGGATGCGCCCGTGGAAATCCGCAACGGCGACGGCTCGATCTGGCGTCCGGAAAACTATGCGCAGGAATTCTACGGCCCGCAGACTCTGCGGCGCGGCATCGAGCGCAGCCGAAACGTCATGACGGTGCGTCTGGCCAAGGATATCGGTATGCCGCTGGTAGCCGAGTATGCGCGGCTGTTCGGGGTCTATGACTCGATGCAGCCGGTCCTCGCCATGGCGCTGGGAGCCGGCGAAACCACCGATATGCGCATGACAGCGGCCTATGCCACGATCGCCAATGGCGGTCGCAAGATTGTGCCGACGCTGATCGACCGCGTGCAGGACAGGTATGGCGTCACGGTGTACCGGCACGACCAGCGGCTGTGCCAGGCCTGCGAGGCGACGGCGTGGGAGGGGCAGGGCGAACCCCTGATCATCGATAACAGAGAGCAAGTGCTCGATCCGATGACCGCCTACCAGATCACGTCGATGATGGAGGGTGTGGTGGAGCGCGGCACTGGCACCGCTGCGCGGGTGCTCAACCGTCCTGTCGCCGGCAAGACCGGCACCACCAATGACTACAAGGACGCCTGGTTCGTTGGATTTACACCCGAACTGGCCGTGGGTGTCTATGTTGGCTACGATCAGCCGCGCTCTATGGGTAGCTCCGTTACCGGCGGCACTTTCGCCGTGCCGATCTTCACCGAGTTCATGGCCAAGGCACTGGCCGGCAAGCCGGCGACGCAATTTACCGTGCCGCCAGGCATGACGACCGACTGGATCGACCCTAATTCGGGTGTGGCGGCCTATGAGGGTGGGCCGGCCATCGAAGAGTCATTCAAACCGGGGACAGGCCCCAATCTGGCCAGCTCGGTGATCGGCCTTAACGTCGCCGCCTTCGACGCTATCCAGCGCGAGCAGCAGATGCAGCAGCAGTATGGTACTGGCTTCGCGACGCAGCCGGCCGCTCAGCCGGATAACGGCGGCTATGTTGACCCCACCGCACGGATCAACGGTACCTATGATCCCAATGCCGGGCGGGGCGGCCTGTTTTAG
- the prfB gene encoding peptide chain release factor 2 (programmed frameshift) produces the protein MRTEIEKTVAEIEQVLTLLRRHLDWDTAELRRDALTAETESPDFWNNPEQAREKMRERDELDVAVKAVRELEAGIRDNVELIELGELEGDAEIVKDAEKALVELKQGARRRQIETLLSGEVDANDCYVEIHSGAGGTESQDWANMLLRMYTRWAERRKMKVQVLEMHDGEEAGIKSATIQVSGHNAYGWLKTESGVHRLVRISPYDSAARRHTSFSSCWVYPVVDDSIDIEIREADLKVDTYRASGAGGQHVNTTDSAIRITHVPSGIIVACQQERSQHKNRATAMAMLKSRLYEAELQKREEAANAQAASKTDIGWGHQIRSYVLQPYQMVKDLRTGVESGQPSVVLDGDLDEFMEAALAQRVGVATDVSAED, from the exons ATGCGTACGGAAATCGAAAAGACCGTCGCCGAAATCGAGCAGGTTTTGACCCTGCTGAGGAGGCATCTT GACTGGGATACTGCAGAGCTGCGCCGCGACGCGCTGACCGCCGAAACCGAATCTCCTGATTTCTGGAACAATCCCGAGCAAGCTCGCGAGAAGATGCGCGAGCGTGATGAGTTGGACGTTGCCGTCAAGGCGGTGCGTGAACTCGAAGCCGGCATTCGCGACAATGTCGAACTGATCGAGCTGGGCGAGCTCGAAGGCGACGCCGAAATCGTCAAGGACGCCGAAAAGGCGCTGGTCGAGCTGAAGCAGGGGGCCCGCCGCCGGCAGATCGAAACCCTACTGTCCGGCGAAGTCGACGCCAACGACTGCTACGTCGAAATCCACTCCGGCGCCGGCGGCACCGAGAGCCAGGATTGGGCCAATATGCTGTTGCGTATGTATACGCGCTGGGCCGAGCGGCGGAAGATGAAGGTTCAGGTGCTCGAAATGCATGACGGCGAAGAAGCCGGCATCAAGTCGGCCACCATCCAGGTCTCGGGCCACAATGCCTATGGCTGGCTCAAGACCGAGAGTGGCGTGCATCGCCTGGTGCGCATTAGCCCGTATGACTCCGCCGCGCGTCGACATACGAGCTTTTCGAGCTGCTGGGTCTATCCGGTCGTCGATGATTCCATCGACATCGAGATTCGCGAAGCCGACCTCAAGGTCGATACCTACCGCGCCTCCGGTGCCGGTGGGCAGCACGTGAACACCACCGACTCGGCTATCCGTATTACCCACGTTCCCTCAGGGATTATCGTGGCCTGCCAGCAGGAGCGCAGCCAGCACAAGAACCGTGCGACGGCGATGGCGATGCTCAAGTCGCGTCTCTACGAGGCCGAACTGCAGAAGCGTGAAGAAGCCGCCAACGCGCAAGCTGCCAGCAAGACCGATATCGGCTGGGGGCATCAGATCCGAAGCTACGTGCTGCAGCCCTACCAGATGGTCAAGGACTTGCGGACCGGTGTCGAAAGCGGGCAGCCATCCGTGGTGCTCGATGGCGATCTTGATGAGTTCATGGAGGCCGCACTAGCCCAGCGTGTGGGCGTAGCGACGGACGTTTCGGCAGAGGACTGA